The genomic interval ATGAGCTTGAAAGCTCAAGGTGCTAAAGTGGATTCATGGGGCATCGGTACGAAATTAATTACAGGAAATGACCAGCCTGCATTAGGCGCAGTATATAAATTAGTGGCCGTTGAAGATGAAAATGGTGAGTATCAAGACCGCATCAAATTATCAAACAATGCTGAAAAGGTAACAACGCCTGGTAAGAAAAATGTATATCGTATTATTAATAAGAAAACAGGCAAAGCTGAAGGGGATTACATTACTTTAGCATATGAAAATCCAGATGATGAAAAACCATTAAAACTATTCCATCCGGTTCATACTTATAAAAGTAAGACTGTTAAATCATTTGATGCAATTGATTTACACAAAGATATTTATAAAGATGGTAAATTGGTTTACGACCTTCCTGATGAAAAGACAGCACAAAAATTCTTGGAAAGTAATTTAAGTCATCTTTGGGAAGAGAATAAACGTTTCTTAAATCCGCAAGAATATCCAGTCGATTTAAGCCAAGCTTGCTGGGATAATAAACAGCAGAAAATTTTTGAGGTTGCAGAAAACGTCAAAGAAATGGAGGAACGACATGAGTGAATTGCGCGATATCATTGTAAATGAAATGAAGGTAAAACCTGAAATCGATAGTGAAACAGAGGCTCGCAGTATTATTCGATTTATCAAAGAATATGTACAATCACATGGCTTTATTAAATCGCTTGTTTTAGGTATTTCAGGAGGACAAGATTCTACATTGGCAGGACGTTTGGCAGAAATTGCAGTACGTGAACTGCGTTCAGAAGGCAGAGAGTGTCATTTCATCGCAGTTAAACTGCCTTATGGTATTCAAAAAGATGCAAATGAAGTAGAAGATGCATTGAACTTTATTGAACCTGACCAGACTGTCACAGTTAATATCAAACCCGCTGTCGACCAAGGTGTTAAAGCATTGGAAGAAGCAGGATTTCATTTAACGGATTTTCAAAGAGGCAATGAAAAGGCGCGAGAACGCATGAAAGTTCAATTTGCAATTGCTGCGAATACTAGCGGAATTGTTATCGGCACAGATCATTCAGCTGAAAACATTACAGGCTTCTTTACAAAATATGGGGATGGTGCAGCAGATATTGCACCGTTATTTGGTTTAGATAAACGTCAAGGCAGACAATTATTAGAATATCTTGGTGCACCGAAACATTTATATGAAAAAGTACCGACTGCAGATTTAGAAGATGACAAACCTCAGTTGCCTGATGAAGATGCATTAGGTGTGACTTATCAAGCTATTGATGATTATTTAGAAGGACGTCCTGTTTCTGAAGCGGATCAAAAAGTGATAGAAAAACATTATTTACGCAATGCGCATAAAAGAGAGCTTGCTTATACACGTTATACTTGGCCGAAAACTGAATCTGATAAAGAAAAAGAGTGACAAAAATTTTTGTGACTGATAAAATAGTGTGAATCAAAAATTGAAAAGAGGTATGTTATATTGTCAGTCATATCAGCAAACCCTTGGCTGATGTTGCTTGCAATCTTTGTCATTAACGTGGCATACGTCACATGCTTAACAGTCCGTACGATTCTTACATTAAAAGGCTATCGTTATGTAGCTGCTGCTGTAAGTTTTATAGAAGTATTAATCTATATTATCGGTTTAGGACTTGTTATGGCGAACTTAGATAAATTCCAAAACATTATTGCTTATGCTTTAGGTTTCTCTGTCGGTATTATTGTCGGCATGAAAATTGAAGAAAAGCTTGCTTTGGGATATTCAGTGGTCAATGTGACAACCGCTAATTATGAATTAGATTTGCCTACACAGTTAAGAAATCTAGGTTATGGTGTTACCCATTTCCCAGCATACGGAAGAGATGGAGAACGTTTAGTGATGCAAATCCTTACACCTAGACGTTTCGAATTGAAGTTAATGGACACAATTAAGCAAATTGACGAAAAAGCTTTTGTCATTGCATACGAAGCACGTACATTGCATGGTGGCTTCTGGGTTAAAGGTGTTCGAAGTAAAAAATTGAAAGCGTATGATACAGATGAAATTTGAAGTCAGAGAAGATGAAACAATTCAAGATTGTTTGCAGCGTATGCGTGAAGCGGGATACATGCCGGTAAAGCGTTTCGAAAAACCTGTCTATCGCGAAAATAAAGATGGCAGTATAGAAGTCGAACGCCAATTTATTCAATTTGTCGGTAAGAAAATAGAAGAATAATTAAAATGCCCAATCAGAGATGGAAATAACATAGCTGATTGGGCGTTTTGTTGAAAAAGTTCTTGAAATCCTTATACTTTTAGAAAATATTCTGTTAAAATAGAGAGTATAAGAATAAAAAGTCGAACGTTTTGATTAAAAAATACGATAATGTACATATAAAGCGGACGATAAATTTAAAAATCAAACTTTAAGATAGGAGTTTATGAAATGATTGAACGTTATTCTCGAGAAGAAATGTCTCAAATTTGGACAGACCAAAATCGTTATGAAGCATGGTTAGAGGTAGAAATTTTAGCATGCGAAGCTTGGAGTAAATTAGGTTTCATCCCAGAGGAAGACGTTAAAAAAATTCGTGAAAATGCACGTGTAGATGTTGATCGTGCAAAAGAAATTGAATTAGAAACTCGTCACGATGTTGTAGCTTTTACACGCCAAGTATCTGAAACTTTAGGTGAAGAACGTAAATGGGTACACTATGGTTTAACTTCTACTGATGTAGTAGATACTGCATTAAGCTATCAAATTAAACAAGCAAACGATATTTTAGAAAAAGACATTGAACGTTTTATCGAAGTATTAGCTGCTAAAGCAAAAAAATATAAATATACTTTAATGATGGGCCGTACACATGGTGTACACGCTGAACCTACTACTTTCGGTGTGAAAATGGCATTATGGTATCAAGAAATGTTGCGTAACATGAAACGTTTCAAAGCAGTGAGAGAAGAAATTGAAGTTGGTAAAATGAGTGGGGCAGTTGGTACTTTTGCTAATATCCCTCCTGAAATTGAAGCATATGTAACTGAACATTTAGGACTTGGGGCAGCACCAGTTTCTACACAAACATTGCAACGTGACCGTCATGCATACTATATTGCGACACTTGCATTAATTGCAACTTCTATGGAAAAATTTGCAGTTGAGGTACGTGGATTGCAAAAAACTGAAACACGTGAAGTAGAAGAAGCATTTGCTAAAGGTCAAAAAGGTTCTTCAGCTATGCCGCATAAACGTAACCCGATCGGTTCTGAAAACATTACAGGTATTTCTCGTGTTATCCGCGGTTATATTACAACTGCATATGAAGATGTGCCATTATGGCATGAACGTGATATTTCACATTCATCTGCAGAACGTATTATGTTGCCTGATGTTACAATCGCATTAGATTACGCGATGAATCGCTTCACAAACATTATTGATCGTTTAACTGTCTTTGAAGACAATATGATGGAAAACATCAACAAAACTTTCGGCTTAATTTATTCACAACGTGTGTTATTGACACTTATTAATAAAGGAATGGTTCGTGAACAAGCATATGATTTAGTACAACCAAAAGCGATGGAATCATGGGAAACTAAAACACCATTCCGTGAATTGCTTGAACAAGATTCACAAATTACTGATGTATTAAGTAAAGAAGATTTAGACAAAGCATTTGATCCTAAACATCACTTGAATCAAGTGGACACAATTTTTGAACGTGCAGGATTAGCTGACTAATTTTCTATGTTATAATTGAATAAATTTACAAAAACAACTCCTCTTCGTATTGGATTACTACACTTTAACGTATTAGTACGTTAAAATAGGTATGAATATATAGAACAGGAGTTGTTTGATATGCAAATTGAAAAATTACGCGGCAAGGCATTAGATGAGTTATTTGATGCAATTTTAACGCTTGAAAATAGAGAAGAATGTTACGAATTTTTCGATGATTTATGTACAGTCAACGAAATTCAATCGTTATCTCAAAGACTCCAAGTCGCAAAAATGATTAAGCAAGGTTATACTTACGCAACAATTGAAAAAGAAACTGGCGCATCAACAGCGACTATTTCCAGAGTGAAACGCTCATTACAATGGGGCAATGATGCCTATACTGTCGTTTTAGACAGAATGAATATTGAAACAAACGAATAATTTTGATATACCGAAACCCATTCCATTATTTTTAGTGCGAATGGGTTTTATATGTACTCTTGTGTTTGAAAATAAGGATGTTGAAAATGAATAAAGTCATGTTTTGATAGATGTTTCATTTTACAAAGCTTTAATGATTTTCATATACATCCACTTAGAATATAGACCTTAAAAATGATATAATCATATGTATGTTATGAGAAGGAGACCGGTGAAATGTACGACATTAAAAAGTGGAAACATGTATTTAAATTAGATCCTGCGAAAACGATTAGTGATGAGGATTTGGATAAAATCTGCATGTCAGAGACGGATGCTATTATTATTGGTGGAACTGATAATGTAACCGAAGATAATGTCATTCAGTTGATGAGTCGTGTCCGCCGATATCCGCTTCCATTGGTACTTGAAATTTCAAATTTGGAAAGTACAATGCCTGGTTTTGATTTTTATTTTGTCCCAATGGTATTGAACAGCCGAGATGTTACATATCATAATGGAATCTTATTAGAAGCTTTAAAAGAATATGGACATATGATGGATTTTGACGAAGTGATTTTCCAAGGTTACGTAGTATTGAATCCTGATTCTAAAGTGGCTGAAAAAACACAAGCGAACACTGACATAGATACACAAGATATTGAAGCATATGCCTTAATGACAGATAAAGTTTACCGCTTTCCGATAATGTACATAGAATACAGCGGAACTTTTGGAGATATGGAAAAAGTGCGTGCTGCAAAGGATAACTTAGAAGAAGCGCATATTTTTTATGGCGGCGGTATTTCATCAATAAGCGATGCAAAAGCAGCTGCTGACGTGGCAGATACCATTGTGGTCGGTAATTTAGTATATAACGATATCAAACAAGCGTTAAAAACTGTGAAAATAAAGGGGAAATTGTAAATGAATGCGTTATTAGACAATATGAATACGGAACAGAGTGAAGCGGTGCGTACAACAGAAGGCCCGCTTTTAATCATGGCCGGAGCAGGTTCAGGTAAAACGAGAGTATTAACGCATCGAATTGCTTACTTGTTAGATGAAAAAGGAGTTTCTCCTTATAATGTATTGGCCATTACATTCACGAATAAAGCAGCACGTGAAATGAAAGAACGTGTTGAAAAACTTGTAGGAGAAGAAGCGCAAGCAATTTGGATGTCTACTTTTCACTCGATGTGCGTTCGTATTTTGCGTAGAGATGCAGATCGCATCGGAATTGAACGCAACTTTACAATCATTGATCCGACAGACCAAAAATCAGTCATTAAAGATGTATTGAAACGAGAAAATATTGATCCTAAACGTTATGAGCCAAGAATGTTTATCGGTGCAATCAGCAATTTGAAAAATGAATTGAAAACACCAGAAGACGCGGTAGCAGAAGCAACCGACTTCATGTCTGATATGGTAGCGCGTGTATATGAGGGCTATCAACGCCAGTTGTCACGAAACGCAGCATTAGACTTTGATGATTTGATTATGACAACAATTACGTTATTTGAACGTGTACCAGACGTATTAGAATATTATCAAAATAAATTCCAATATATTCATGTGGACGAATACCAAGATACAAACCGCGCGCAATATACATTAGTTCAATTACTCGCAAAGAAATTTAAAAACTTGTGTGTTGTAGGGGACTCTGACCAATCAATTTACGGTTGGCGCGGTGCTGATATTCAAAACATTTTATCTTTTGAAGAAGATTATCCTAATGCAAAAACTATCTTCTTAGAACAAAATTATCGTTCAACAAAAGTAATTTTAAATGCAGCTAATGAAGTGATTAAAAACAATACAGAGCGTAAACCTAAAGGATTGTGGACAGCAAATAATGAAGGTAAGAAAATCAATTATTATGAAGCGGTCACTGAAAAAGATGAAGCACAATATGTTGTGAAGGAAATCATGCGTCAACAACGCGAAAATAATAAAAGCTTTAATGATATGGCAATTTTATATCGTACGAATGCACAATCTCGTGTACTTGAAGAAACATTTATGAAAGCCAATATTCCATACACAATGGTTGGAGGACATAAGTTCTATGACCGTAAAGAAATCAAAGATTTATTAAGTTATTTACGTTTAGTTGCCAACAGTAATGATGATATCAGTTTACAACGTATTATTAACGTACCAAAACGCGGAATTGGTCCTACATCTGTAGAAAAAATCCAAAATTATGCGCAACAAAATGATATTAGTATGTTTGATGCATTAGCAGAAGCAGATTTTATCGGATTATCTAAAAAGGTAGTAAAAGAAGCATTAGTATTTTACAATTTAATTTCTAATTTGATTAAAGAACAAGAATTCTTGGAAATCACTGAAATTGTTGAAGAAATCTTAGAAAAATCTGGTTATAAAGAAATGTTAGAACGTGATCAATCACTAGAATCACGCAGTCGTTTAGAAAATATCGAAGAGTTCATGTCTGTACCAATGGATTATGAAAAAAATATACCATTAGAAGAGCAGTCATTAATCAACTTCTTAACAGATTTATCACTTGTTGCTGATATTGATGAAGCAGATATTGAAAACGGTGTAACATTAATGACGATGCACTCAGCAAAAGGATTGGAGTTCCCAATTGTATTTATCATGGGTATGGAAGAATCTATCTTCCCGCACATCCGTTCAATTAAAAGTGATGATGAGCACGAAATGGAAGAAGAACGTCGTATCTGTTATGTAGCAATTACGCGTGCAGAAGAAGAACTTTATCTGACACATGCAACGTCTAGAACTTTATTCGGCCGTATTCAATCAAATGCTGAATCAAGATTTTTAAAAGAAATACCTGAAGATTTATTGAATAAGGGTATGAAAAAAGAGAGTAAAATCGGCAGTTCATTCGGTGGTAAAAAACCAGCTAAACGTGGACCAAGCCGTCGTGTTTCTAGAAATGCAGCAGTATCTTCAAGCGATTGGAAAGTAGGAGATAAAGTCATGCATAAATCATGGGGCGAAGGTATGGTCAGCAATGTGAATGAAAAAAATGGTTCAGTAGAATTAGATATTATTTTTAAATCCCAAGGACCTAAACGATTGTTAGCGAATTTTGCTCCGATTGAGAAGAAGGAGGATTAATAAATGGCCGAACTTGCAACACGCGTTCAAGAATTACATCATCTTTTGAATAAATATAGTCATGAATATTACGTTCAAGACAATCCGTCAGTACCAGATAGTGAGTATGATAAATTACTGCGTGAATTAATTGATATTGAAAATGCCCATCCTGAATATAAAACAGAAGATTCACCGACAGTCAGAGTAGGTGGAGAAGCACAAGCGACTTTTAATAAAGTACGTCATGACACGCCGATGTTAAGTTTAGGTAATGCATTTAATGAAGAAGAATTACGACGCTTTGATGCACGTGTACGTGAAAAAGCAGGCAAAGTTGAGTATATGTGCGAGTTGAAAATTGATGGATTAGCAGTTTCATTAAAATATGAAAATGGCCGTTTTGTTCAAGGACTTACACGTGGTGACGGTACAATTGGTGAGGATATTACAGCCAATTTACGTACCATTCGTGCGATACCTTTACGCATCAATAAACCGCTGACGTTTGAAGTGCGTGGTGAAGCATATATGCCGAAGAAATCTTTTGAGCATTTGAATCAACAAAAAGAAGAAGCAGGAGAACAAGCTTTTGCTAACCCAAGAAATGCTGCAGCAGGTTCACTGCGTCAGTTAGATTCCAAACTTGCTGCTAAACGCAGACTCAGTATCTTTTTATATAGTGTCAATGACTTTACAAATTTCCATGCTGAATCTCAAAGCGAAGCATTAGATGAATTGGATGAACTTGGTTTTAAAACCAATCAAAATCGTAAACGCGTTTCAGATATTGATGGTGTATTAGAGTACATCAAATACTGGACAGCACATCGGGAAGAATTGCCCTATGATATAGATGGTATTGTGATAAAAGTTAATGACTTGGAAGAACAAGAAGAACTTGGTTATACTCAAAAATCTCCAAGATGGGCGATTGCTTATAAGTTCCCAGCTGAAGAAGTGGTCACGAAATTATTAGATATTGAATTAAGCATCGGCAGAACGGGTGTTGTTACACCAACTGCTGTATTAGAGCCGGTTCGAGTTGCGGGTACGACCGTTTCGCGTGCTTCGTTGCATAATGAAGATTTGATTCATGAAAAAGACATCCGTATCGGCGATAGTGTAGTGATTAAAAAAGCGGGAGACATCATTCCGGAAGTAATTCGCAGTCTTCCAGATCGACGTCCTGAAGGCACAGAACCATATCATATGCCGACACACTGTCCAAGCTGCGGACATGAGTTAGTTCGCTTAGATGGTGAAGTCGCGTTACGTTGTATAAATCCGAAATGCCCAGCTCAGTTAGTAGAAGGCATGATTCATTTTGTATCCAGACAAGCGATGAATATTGACGGGTTAGGTACTAAAATTATTATGCAGCTTTATGAAAATGAAATTATTAAAGATGTCGGCGACCTTTATTACTTAACTAAAGATGATTTATTACCGCTTGAAAGAATGGGTGAAAAGAAAGCAGATAATCTGCTTAATGCAATTGAAGCTTCTAAGAAAAATTCACTTGAGCATTTATTATTTGGATTAGGTATCAGACACCTTGGTGTGAAAGCGAGCCAAGTGATTGCTGAGCGCTTTGAAACAATGGATAGATTGTTTAAAGTAACTGAAGAAGAATTATTAGAAATTCATGATATCGGCGATAAATTAGCAACTTCTCTTATTACTTATTTAAATAATAAAGATATTATCGCTTTAATTGAAAAACTTCGCAGAAAAAATGTTAATATGACATATGAAGGTATAAAAACTTCAGAAATTCAGACTGATTCTGAATTTAATGGTAAAACAGTCGTCTTAACTGGCAAGTTGCATAACATGACACGAACAGAAGCTTCAAAATGGCTTGAAGCACAAGGGGCTAAAACAACAAGCAGTGTGACAAAAAATACTGACCTTGTTATCGCAGGTGAAGATGCCGGTTCTAAGTTGACTAAAGCTGAAAAACTTGGAACAGAAGTCTGGTCTGAAGATGAATTTATTCAAAAACAAAAAGAAGTTGAAAATAAATAAACAATAGAGGAGATTGGGGCATGAAGCGGACATTTGTATTACTCATCTCTCTCTTATTGATTCTCACAGCGTGTGGCAATAAGGATGAGCAAGATAAATCAGATAAAAATGAAAGCAGTAACAAAACAGATTCGAATAACGTAAAACAAATTGCAACGGATAAAGATGTTCAAGGCGATGATTATCGTATGATTCTACCGTTTAAAGAAAGCCAAGCAAGAGGTCTCTTGCAACAAAATATGGCTAGTGGTTATAATGGTGAAGATTTCGAAGACGGCTTACTCAAACAAAGCAAAGAAGTTTTCCCAACAGATAAATATCTTTACCAAGACGGACAATATTTAGATAAAGATACGATTAATTCTTACTTAGATCCTAAATATACGAAGTCTGAAATTGATAAAATGTCAGGTGATGAAAAAGAAGAGAAAAATGCAAATGAGAATTTAGGCTTGAATCCATCTCATAACGGCGAAAAAGATGAAAAGAAAATTGCAGAGAAATCACCTGCTTATTTATCTAATATTCTTGAGCAAGATTTTTATAGTAACAGAGATACTGAAGGCAAGAAAATCAAAGGTATGACAATTGGTCTTGCAATGAATAGTGTGTACTATTACCAAAAAGAAAAAGACGGCGAAACTTTCAGCAAGAAATTAGATAGAGCTAAAGTGGAAAAAGAAGGTAAACGTATGTCAGATGAAATTTTATCCCGCTTACGTGAAAACAAAGCTTTAAAAGATATTCCGATTCATTTTGCAATTTACATTCAATCAGGGGAAGATGAAATTATTCCTGGAGAATTTGTAGCAGGAGCAACAGCTGATGACGGACAAACTCGCATTAATAACTGGAAATCAATTGATGAGAAAACAGTATTATTGCCTTCTCAAGAAGCAGGAGATTTAGACGAAGGTTTAAATAATAACTTCAAGCAGTTTAATGATAATCTGCAGTCTTATTTCACAAACTTTACCCAAGCAGTAGGTAAAGCAAAATTTGTTAATAAAAAGCCAAAACAAGTATCAATTGACTTGCCGATTGACTACTATGGTAAAGCGGAATTAACAGGTATTACACAATATGTAACAGAACAAGCAGATAAATATTTCAGTAATATAGATGAATATGAAATTCATATTAAAGATGGTAACAATGCTCGAGCATTAATTACTAAAACAAAAGATGATAAAAAACCGCAAGTACATATTTATAAAAATTAATGTGTATGGTTGTAACTTAAAAGATACCTTTTCAGGTATCTTTTTTAATTCTTATGACAAAAATTTGAAAATACTCACTCCATTTGTTTAAACGAAAGTGTTAAGGGAATTTTAAAATTAATGTGACTAACTTTTTAAATCGCAAAATATATGAAAAAGGTGATTATAAATGAAAATTGTGGCATTATTTCCTCAAGCAACTGAAGGAGAAACTGAAAATAATATATTAGATGACCAAACTGCATTGAATTTACGTCCTTTCTTAGAAGAAAAAGGACATGAACTTGTAGTTTTGAAAAATGGAGAAGAGGATTTAGATAAACATCTTAAAGATATGGATGTGGTTATCAGTGCACCTTTCTATCCAGCATATATGACTGCTGAACGTATCGAAAAAGCACCAAATTTAAAAATTGCAATTACAGCAGGGGTAGGTTCTGATCATGTTGATTTGGAAGCGGCAAGTAAACATGGTATATCTGTTGTAGAAGTAACAGATTCTAATACTGTCAGTGTAGCAGAACATATTGTAATGACGACTTTAATTTTAGTTCGTAATTATGAAGAGGGACATCATCAATCTGAAGATGGTACTTGGAATCTAACTAAAGTGACAAATCATGCCTATGAATTACAAAATAAAACTATCGGAATTTTTGGTTTAGGTCGTATTGGCCGTTTAGTAGGAGAGCGCCTAAAACCATTTGATGTGAACATTCAACATTATAGACGTTCAAGTCAAGAAGATACAGACTTCTCTAAATACGTTAATTTTGATCAACTTGTTGAAACAAGTGATGTGGTGATTATCACTTCACCATTAACGCCTGAGACAGACAATTTATTTGATTATGATACTATTAGCCGAATGAAAGACGGCAGTTATATTGTTAACTGCGCTAGAGGTAAAATTGTTAATAAAGACGAAGTTGTACAAATGGTTAATGAAAATCATATACAAGGATATGGTGGTGATGTATGGTATCCGCAACCAGCACCGGCTGACCATCCTTGGAGAAAAATGCCGCGTAATGCGATGACGATTCATTATTCAGGTATGGTGATTGAAGCACAATATCGTATTGAAGAAGGCGTTAAGAACTTGTTAACTGATTTCTTTGAAGAGAAACCATTCCCAGAAAAAGATGTGATTGTAAATGGTGGACAAATCACAAGCAAATCATATGCAAAGAATGATAAAAAATAATTATTGAAGATATAAATAAAAGCATCATCGTCACACTTTGTAGCGATGATGCTTTGTTTTTGTTTATTTAGTATGAAGTATTTGTTTTACTTCATCTAATTCCCCAATTGTACGTTCACTTGGTTTTTGAGTTAATTTACTTACTACATAAGTTACAATCACACTGATAATAAAGCCTGGAATAATTTCATACATACCAAAGATTTCATTGATATCAGCCATTGGTTTAATGAAGACAATCCAGACAATAACTGTTACTGCACCAGCAATCATACCGCTGATAGCACCAGCTCGAGTTAATCCCTTCCAATACAATGAGAAAAGAACGAGTGGACTGAACGATGCTCCAAATCCTGCCCATGCATTACCCACAAGATTTAAAATTGTATCATTTGGAGTCCAAGCAATCCAAATAGCTACAATTGCTACAACTATTACAGATATACGACCGACAAGTACGAATTCTTTTTCGTGTTTTTTAGTATCTGCCTTTTTACCGCGAATCAATTTATAAAAATCTTCTGTTAAAGAACTAGAAGTTACAAGTAATTGAGAAGAAATTGTACTCATGATAGCAGCTAAAATTGCTGCAAGCAAGAATCCGCCAACAAGAGGGTGGAAGAGTACTTGTCCCATAATGATGAATAAAGTCTCAGGATCTTTAAGTGTAATATGATATTCAGGAACGAACGCAATTCCTGTAAGTCCGACTAAACATGCACCTGCAAGTCCGATGACCATCCAAATAATACCGACGCGTCGTGCTTTTGGTAATAGTTTAAAAGATTTAATAGACATGAAACGAACGATAATGTGCGGCTGTCCAAAGTAACCTAATCCCCAAGAGAACAATGAAATAATGCCTAGCACAGTAGTTCCTCTGAATAAATCTAAGTTTGTAGGTTTCATATCTGCAACTTGGTGAAATGTATCTAAACCATTTAATTTTAAAAGTGCAACAATAGGTACTATTACCATTGCGATTAACATGATGACACCTTGGAAGAAATCTGTAATAGATACAGCAAGATATCCCCCTAAGAATGTATAGAAAATAACGATAACAGCAACCATGATTAATCCATAACGATAATTTAGACCAAATGCTGTTTCAAATAGCTTTCCGCCTGAAACAAAACCTGAGTGAGTATACAATGTAAAGAAAATCACGATAATAGAACCAGATATAATTTTAATAATATTAGAATGGTCATCCAATCTATTTTTGAAGAAATCTGGCAGTGTAATCGCATCTCCTGCAAGTTCAGTATAAACACGTAATCTTGGTGCCACTATGAAATAGTTTAAATAAGCTCCTAAACTTAATCCGATAGTAATCCAAATTGCTGATAAACCAGTAGAATATACAGACCCCGGCAATCCCATAATCATCCAACCACTCATATCAGATGCACCTGCAGATAGGGCAGTGATGTACGGTCCGATGTTACGTCCTCCCAACATATACTCGCTAAGATTGCCTGTTGACTGCTTATAACCATAAATCCCGATGATTACAAGTATTAAAAAATAAACGCCAATCATAATGTACGTTTGCCAGTCTGCATCAATTTGACTACTTACTGAAGTCCCTAAGATAAACATCGTGTTTTCCCCCTTTTCCCATTGAAATTTCAATGTATACGCATTATTATACAATAATTCTGAAAA from Staphylococcus condimenti carries:
- a CDS encoding NETI motif-containing protein; this encodes MKFEVREDETIQDCLQRMREAGYMPVKRFEKPVYRENKDGSIEVERQFIQFVGKKIEE
- the pcrA gene encoding DNA helicase PcrA, with amino-acid sequence MNALLDNMNTEQSEAVRTTEGPLLIMAGAGSGKTRVLTHRIAYLLDEKGVSPYNVLAITFTNKAAREMKERVEKLVGEEAQAIWMSTFHSMCVRILRRDADRIGIERNFTIIDPTDQKSVIKDVLKRENIDPKRYEPRMFIGAISNLKNELKTPEDAVAEATDFMSDMVARVYEGYQRQLSRNAALDFDDLIMTTITLFERVPDVLEYYQNKFQYIHVDEYQDTNRAQYTLVQLLAKKFKNLCVVGDSDQSIYGWRGADIQNILSFEEDYPNAKTIFLEQNYRSTKVILNAANEVIKNNTERKPKGLWTANNEGKKINYYEAVTEKDEAQYVVKEIMRQQRENNKSFNDMAILYRTNAQSRVLEETFMKANIPYTMVGGHKFYDRKEIKDLLSYLRLVANSNDDISLQRIINVPKRGIGPTSVEKIQNYAQQNDISMFDALAEADFIGLSKKVVKEALVFYNLISNLIKEQEFLEITEIVEEILEKSGYKEMLERDQSLESRSRLENIEEFMSVPMDYEKNIPLEEQSLINFLTDLSLVADIDEADIENGVTLMTMHSAKGLEFPIVFIMGMEESIFPHIRSIKSDDEHEMEEERRICYVAITRAEEELYLTHATSRTLFGRIQSNAESRFLKEIPEDLLNKGMKKESKIGSSFGGKKPAKRGPSRRVSRNAAVSSSDWKVGDKVMHKSWGEGMVSNVNEKNGSVELDIIFKSQGPKRLLANFAPIEKKED
- a CDS encoding heptaprenylglyceryl phosphate synthase → MYDIKKWKHVFKLDPAKTISDEDLDKICMSETDAIIIGGTDNVTEDNVIQLMSRVRRYPLPLVLEISNLESTMPGFDFYFVPMVLNSRDVTYHNGILLEALKEYGHMMDFDEVIFQGYVVLNPDSKVAEKTQANTDIDTQDIEAYALMTDKVYRFPIMYIEYSGTFGDMEKVRAAKDNLEEAHIFYGGGISSISDAKAAADVADTIVVGNLVYNDIKQALKTVKIKGKL
- the purB gene encoding adenylosuccinate lyase, yielding MIERYSREEMSQIWTDQNRYEAWLEVEILACEAWSKLGFIPEEDVKKIRENARVDVDRAKEIELETRHDVVAFTRQVSETLGEERKWVHYGLTSTDVVDTALSYQIKQANDILEKDIERFIEVLAAKAKKYKYTLMMGRTHGVHAEPTTFGVKMALWYQEMLRNMKRFKAVREEIEVGKMSGAVGTFANIPPEIEAYVTEHLGLGAAPVSTQTLQRDRHAYYIATLALIATSMEKFAVEVRGLQKTETREVEEAFAKGQKGSSAMPHKRNPIGSENITGISRVIRGYITTAYEDVPLWHERDISHSSAERIMLPDVTIALDYAMNRFTNIIDRLTVFEDNMMENINKTFGLIYSQRVLLTLINKGMVREQAYDLVQPKAMESWETKTPFRELLEQDSQITDVLSKEDLDKAFDPKHHLNQVDTIFERAGLAD
- the nadE gene encoding ammonia-dependent NAD(+) synthetase, whose amino-acid sequence is MSELRDIIVNEMKVKPEIDSETEARSIIRFIKEYVQSHGFIKSLVLGISGGQDSTLAGRLAEIAVRELRSEGRECHFIAVKLPYGIQKDANEVEDALNFIEPDQTVTVNIKPAVDQGVKALEEAGFHLTDFQRGNEKARERMKVQFAIAANTSGIVIGTDHSAENITGFFTKYGDGAADIAPLFGLDKRQGRQLLEYLGAPKHLYEKVPTADLEDDKPQLPDEDALGVTYQAIDDYLEGRPVSEADQKVIEKHYLRNAHKRELAYTRYTWPKTESDKEKE
- a CDS encoding YerC/YecD family TrpR-related protein encodes the protein MQIEKLRGKALDELFDAILTLENREECYEFFDDLCTVNEIQSLSQRLQVAKMIKQGYTYATIEKETGASTATISRVKRSLQWGNDAYTVVLDRMNIETNE
- a CDS encoding DUF2179 domain-containing protein; the protein is MSVISANPWLMLLAIFVINVAYVTCLTVRTILTLKGYRYVAAAVSFIEVLIYIIGLGLVMANLDKFQNIIAYALGFSVGIIVGMKIEEKLALGYSVVNVTTANYELDLPTQLRNLGYGVTHFPAYGRDGERLVMQILTPRRFELKLMDTIKQIDEKAFVIAYEARTLHGGFWVKGVRSKKLKAYDTDEI